A genome region from Caldisericia bacterium includes the following:
- a CDS encoding epoxyqueuosine reductase QueH, giving the protein MKKLLLHVCCAPCLIVPFSEFSKEFDITLFFYNPNIHPIREYKERLNTLKE; this is encoded by the coding sequence GAAACTTCTATTACATGTTTGCTGTGCTCCATGCCTTATAGTTCCATTCTCTGAGTTCAGTAAAGAGTTTGATATAACTCTATTTTTCTACAATCCCAATATTCATCCCATAAGAGAGTATAAGGAGAGATTGAATACACTAAAGGAG